The genome window CGGTGCGCCAGTTCGACGATCTCAGCCAGCGGGAAGACGGCGCCGCTGGAATAGCTGACATGCGAGAGCGCGACCAGGCGCGTGCGGCGGGTGAAGGCCCTGGACAGCGCGTCGAGCACGCGCTCGGCCTGGCCCAGACCCACCTCAGCGAAACGGACGGTGACGCCGGCTCGTTGGCGCAGCAGCGTCAACGGCACGGTGACGCCGGGGTGTTCCAGGGTGGTGGTAATCACCTCATCGCCCGCCTGCCAGTTCAGCCCCCAGAGGGCCAGATTGACGCCCTCGGTGGTGCTGTGCGTCAGCGCCACACTCGTGGGCGGCGCGTGCAGCAGCGCGGCGAAATCCTCGCGCAGGCGGATCTTGGTTTCAGAGAATACCTGCCAGGCCGTCGGAACGATGCGGCCTTCGTTCAGTTCCCGAGCGGCTGCCTCGGCCATCGCCACAGCAGCCGCCCGCGGCAGCGGCCCATTCGAGCCTGTGTTGAGATAGACGGCGCGTTGGACAGCAGGGAGTTCCTGACGAATTTGGTCCAGGGTGAGCATTGGGTTGTGGGTTTCTCCTTGGGTGTGAGATTTGAGATTGAGATCGGAGATCAGAGATCGGAGATCGGAGATCGGAGATCGGAGATCAGAGATCGGAGATCGGAGATCGGAGATCGGAGATCGGAGATCGGAGATCGGAGATCAGAGATCGGAGATCGGAGATCAGTAAGGCGTATTGTACTTGAAATAAGGGGGATTGACAATCGCCTGCCCCCAATTCCCCAATTTGAAATGCACCCGATGTCATGGGGCGTCTTGACCGCGCGTCAGAACGCGGGTACACTTGGCTCCGCTGCGGCGGGGGTTGCAGCGCCGCAGCGGAGAAAGCCGCGACGTGGGTTTGAGCGGTTTGGGCGGTTTAGGCGGTTTAGGCGGTTTAGGCGGTTTTGGGCGGTTTAGGCGGTTTGGGCGGAAAGAAGGTGATCTACGGCAATGGATGTGGCTCTGGCCGGTCTCTCGGCCCTGTTTTGGCTGGGCGCGCTGTTGCAGCCCTGGTTCTCCTGGCTCCAGCGCGAAACCCTGGAGCGGGAAGCGCCCGTCCCACTCGATCCTTACAATCTGGAGGATGTAACCGTCGTCATCCCGGCGCGCAATGAAGCGGCGATCATTGGCCTCACCCTGGCCGCGCTGGCTGGCCAGGGTGAGGGTCTGCGCGTCATCCTGGTGGATGACCGCTCGGACGATGGCACCGCCGGCGTCGCTCGCCGCGTGCCCGGCCTCAACTTGACCATCGTACCGGGCGCGCCGTTGCCGGAAGGATGGGCCGGCAAGCTGTGGGCGTTGGACCAGGGGGTGCGTTGCGTGCAAACCCCGCTGACGCTGCTGCTCGACGCCGACATTGGCCTGGCCCCGGGTGTGATCGCCTCGCTGAAGCACTTAATGACCGACGGCGCGCGGAACTTCGTCTCGGTGATGGCCGAACTGCACATGCAGAGCTTCTGGGAGAGACTCCTCCTGCCGGCGTTCATCCTCTATTTCAAGAGCCTCTATCCATTTGCCCTGGCCAATGGCCCGACGAAGCGCGTGGCCGCCGCGGCCGGCGGCTGCATCTTGCTTGAAACGCGCCTTTTTGCCGACATTGGCGGGCTGCAGGTGATGCGCGGTGCGCTGATTGACGACTGCACCCTGGCCAGCCAGGTCAAGGCGCGCGGCGCGCGCACCTGGATCGGCCTTTCGCGACGCGTCACCTGCGTGCGGCCCTACCGGGGGCTATCGGAAATCTGGAACATGATCGCCCGCTCGGCCTATACCCAACTGGGCTACTCACCCCTTATCCTTGCCCTGCTCACCCTGGTCATGGCCCTTCTGTTCTGGATGCCGGTGATCGGCCTGATGATCCCCAATCCATCCACGCGCCTGCTGAGCCTGACCGCCTGGTTGGGAATGGTCGCCTTCCATTGGCCCACATGGCGATTCTATGGCTTGTCACCGTTATGGCCTCTGCTAACGCCCCTGATCGGTACGCTCTACCTGAGCATGACCTGGAGCTCCGCCCTGCGCTATTATCGCGGCGTGCGCAGCGAATGGAAAGGGCGCACTTACCGGTGAACTTGCACGCAGTGGCTCAGGTGCGCAGGAAGAGCAGGCGACGCATGAAGGTGACGAAGCTCAGGGTCTCGTAGGCCGTCAGTTCGTTGTTGACTTCCTGCAGGCGCTGCACGAGATCGGCGTGCCAGCGCTTTTCCTCATTGATTGCAGGCACAAACTTCTGCTCTTCCTGGGCATGGCGCTGCGCCTCGGCCAGACGTCCCTGCACGGCGTGCGCCAGGGGCTTGCGATGGCGCTTCTCGATGCGCTCATGGTCGCTGGCGCCTTGCTTTTGCAGCGGCGCGGCCTGGTCAGGCGGAAGTGCAACCGGCAGGGTGGGCGCAATGCGCGCCTCCACCTGACGCCGCCAGGCCACCAGTTCACGCGCCCGCT of Candidatus Amarolinea dominans contains these proteins:
- a CDS encoding glycosyltransferase, with protein sequence MDVALAGLSALFWLGALLQPWFSWLQRETLEREAPVPLDPYNLEDVTVVIPARNEAAIIGLTLAALAGQGEGLRVILVDDRSDDGTAGVARRVPGLNLTIVPGAPLPEGWAGKLWALDQGVRCVQTPLTLLLDADIGLAPGVIASLKHLMTDGARNFVSVMAELHMQSFWERLLLPAFILYFKSLYPFALANGPTKRVAAAAGGCILLETRLFADIGGLQVMRGALIDDCTLASQVKARGARTWIGLSRRVTCVRPYRGLSEIWNMIARSAYTQLGYSPLILALLTLVMALLFWMPVIGLMIPNPSTRLLSLTAWLGMVAFHWPTWRFYGLSPLWPLLTPLIGTLYLSMTWSSALRYYRGVRSEWKGRTYR